In the Chitinispirillum alkaliphilum genome, AAAGTGATTAAATACATTTTGTGGGTTACCTTCTGCATCGAGCTCAGATTCAAAGATATAGGACTTATGTGGCTTCCAAAAATTACTACCGACGTTGTCCGAAAAAGTCATAGCAGTTGCATAACGTACATTTTCGGGAAGAAAATTGAAATCATTATCACCTGATTGTTTCTCATACTGGATCAAAGAGGAAACTTGTGAAAGCATATTTGATTCTAACATGCCTTCATATATGTGGTTTTGGTTATAATCTTTCTCTTCAAAGGCTCTATTTTTCTTTGTAAATAAATGTCTGCCCTCACTCGATGTTGTACGTATTATTTCCGGTAGTCCGCTAAAATCATTATATGCGATAACGTCCTCAGTTGTGACTATTCCATCATTCCTATTGATGGTCGAAGTGGGCCGAATAAATCCTATGAAATATGAGTTTATTCTGTTATCGGCGTACTCTGGGACATCAACAGAACCTGGCCCCCCTATACCAACAACATCCGAATCTAAGGGCAAGCTGTTTACTGGAGGTGTAGTGTATGTTTTGTAGTTGTATAGTATTTCAAATTCTGTTCTAGATTTTGCAACTAAATTATTACATTGGGAAAAAACTTCAGTTTTCCATGGTAAACCCCGAAAGTGAGCTAAAGAATTAACATTCACCGATCCTGAAACATAGCTCCCACACTCATAGGGTTCATCATCAATATATACATCACACATACTTAAGAATGAAGGCGAGCTATTTCCATAAATCGGTACAAAATGGCCAGGGGAGATAAAGGTAGTTCTCACAAATCCATCATTACCAATTACTTTACCAATTTCATATTGAACCCGACAAGCCTCAAGAAACATTATGTTATCTAAACTATAACCATAACCGCCATTTCTGTAATACCCTGAATTGACTAATTCATACATTTCTTCAATATTCGGCAAAAGGACTGAGTTATGACTGACATATCCCCCACTGTATTCATAATGAAATGTCAAAGGGGTGCTATTCAAACCATCATAAAGCTTCTCTGTCTTTACCCTTATTCCAGGATTTAGTTCCGGAGCGTTTTCTGTTGAAATAATTTGATTGGTTGATAATCTTGTAGCAACATTTGGTTCATATCTGTATTCCCGAATTGAACCATTTTGTGATAAAATTCTGCTCACAGACCATGCCTCAGCACCAGGAGCACCGCTGTTGCCGACATAACTCTGGCCCTGGGGGAAAATAAATACTCCATTATTATCTCTTCGTAGTTCAGTAGAGCTATAGTATCCATATAAATCATGTCTATAGAATCCACCCCATTCGGGATTAGAAGCATAATCAAATGCTAAAAGAATTTGAGGTGTTTCATTAATCGACACCCTTTCAACACTTTTAAGTTTGAGAAGTCCTTTGCTGTTACTTGAATAAGGATGTCCTGGTGATAGACCAATTTCATCATAGTTGAATTTGATTTTGGAATTGAATATGAACAGATCATCTTTTCTGGTATATAACTCTATTTCATCAATTCTTCTGTCTCCCTGTATAACAATGTCATCAGCAGGTTCTTCACTCAGTTTGAATTTTGCTTTTCCGCTTGTTGTCACTATTTCTTCAGGGTAAACAGGATAAATCTTATATCTGTCAAATGAATAAGTAAAACTCTCCATTGAAACATTCACCTCTTCACCGCTATCTTCAAGAAGCCTAGTTTCATAAAACCTAGAAAAATCTGTAACGGCTCTCTCACCTTCATTCGCGAAAGAAAACAGGTCCCGAATTTCAACCGCCTCACCTGATTGTGAATAAGTTATACTGATTTTTTCACCTCCTTCGACAGAAGAATAATTGGGACCACGAATCTCTGTTAAATACCAACGTCGGTTATATCCTTCATTAACATAGGTCTGCCCAGTAGCAAGTCTGTGCCCGTACCGTATGTTTCCAAGTCGATCTGTCCATGAGGGGAAGTGTTTGTAAACCCCATCCTCTCCGAAGAAGGTTATACTGGTAAGGCCTTCTGCGTATTGGGGGAGTTTTTCTGCCCTGAGTGGCATCGCAAACACATATACAACCCCGCTCTCATCAGTTATTTCCCACTTGTATACATCATCATTGCCATCAATAAAATAGTCAATCTTAAGCTGACGCCAGTTCTGAAGATAAGCTTTAAGTGGCTGACTTTGATTTTCCGGCTGTCCGAAAAGGATTCTTCCACTTGCAAATGGTGCACTCAATGTATAAATATCCAGCTGATTAGTAAAGTCACCATCTTCAGGTGTATCAGTATACCCGTTGCCGTTTTGAGTTATAAGTTTTCTAAACACTTGTTTATGTGTGTAGTCATTTGCGAATGCCATCATACTGTCTGCTTTTTCATCAACACTGCCAACCGGAATACGCTCTATATAGGGAATAGACAGGTCAAAACCCAAACCGACCCAGCTTGCACGCTGGTCGATGGTTATACCGGAATTGTATAAGAGATCCATATCAAATGAAAGTTCATTTGAGTTGAGTTGGAAAAGTTTATGCGAAAATGACATCTGTCCGGTGTTTTTGTTAACACCGGCTGTACTTATAGTTGCTGCAACAGCAACGATTGCTAATACTTTTTTAAATAACATAAACCTATGCCTTAATTGATGTTCAACGTGTCCCAGGTGACCTTTCTACAATCGTTAACTCTTTCAAAATACCCCCGCGTTGTATCCCAGGGGAAAACAGAAAACCTGCCATACAATGTATCTTTAATAAATATATTTAGATGCAATTCCAAGGATTTAGCAGTATAACTTACAAAACGACATGGGACTGATTCAGTGAATTTATATCCTATAGTATCAAGAATAGAATTCTCATTTTTGATACTGAACTTTTCAGAATTAAACACTATCGTGTAAAGATCATTATTATGCCAATGCGGCAAAGAATACTTAATTGCAACCGTATCACAAGTATTATTAATAATTATCAGATAAAGCGTTGCATGAGCATTGACTCTTTTATGATACGGCAAATCACAATTAACCATAACTGCAACGAGTATAATCAGTAAAATTTTTCCGGCATTTTTTAAGCTTGAAATCATAGCTATTCTCCAACCACCCACTCCAAACCATATGTATTAAACCAAAGACCTTAATTGATGTTCAAGGTGTCCCATGTGACCTTTCCACAATCTTCAGATTCTTCAACACGCTTAAACGTTGTATCATAAGGGAAAACAGAAAATTGGCCATAGAGTGTATCTTTTATGAATACATTTGCATACAATTCCAAGGATTTAGCAGTATGTTCATAGAAACGGCAAGGAATTGATTCAGTGTATTTATACTCAATTGTATCCTGAATGGAATATTGCTTTTCAATTTCATTCTGACCAGAATATTGCTTTTCGATGTTGAACAGGTCAGAATTAATAATAATGGAGAAAAAATCTGACTGGATGTGTTTTGCCCGAGAATACTTTATGACTACCGTGTCATCAGTATTATTAAATATTGTCAGATAAAGCGTTACATGAGCATCGATATCTTTATGATATGGCAAGTCACAATTAATCATAACTGCAACGATTATGATTGAGGCTATCTTTCCGATATTTTTAAAACTTAACCGATCATTTCTAATTACCAAAATATGTCCCACGAAAATCATAACTTTCTAGAACTCTTTCTCTCCCTGTATCCATATTAATAATCGTAATCGTATAACTCAATAAACCCACGTGGTGCAAGGTTATCCCTTCTGTATCTCCATTGACCATAATTAATAGTAGGCCGCGGGTTTCCATCTAAATCACCTCTTACATAGACCCCTCTGTTTATCATCATTTCCAATCCCCTTACTGCGGCCCTGCTATTGAGCATTGATATAGCCCAATTGATTCCCAATAATGTCGTGAACGCTGGCGGCGCAAACCAGGATAAAATCCATAAACACTGCACATCCTGGAACATTTCTCTGCCATCAGCCCCACCCAACCTTTCTGCCAGCCGTTCCAATGGTGAAAATGACATACCACGGCTACCATGATGGAAGAAATCTCCGTATGCATGCCTTTTCATCCCTCTCCACTCACGATCAGATAATCCAGCGGGCTTATCACCCCTTCCATATTCATATAATTTTCTCATGTCATGTTGAATTCTATGCATTTTTTTTGATTCATCAACATAATTATCATCAACTCCAGGCCACCAAGTCCAACCCTTCTCTCCTATATCAGGTTTGACAGCGTAATAGGCCCCATGAAAAAAATGTATCAGAGGCGACCACCTTCCGTCAACATCTATGAAATTAACTGGGTTTACGTGTGAATACAGGTATTTGTCAAAAAATTGTTCCAGTTCATCAGTGCTCAACCAACGTCCAATTTCCGGATCATATAGTCTGGCTCCGAAATGGTATGCATTAATTCCCCCTTCATCATCAAACTCCTTGCCCGTAAATTTCACTCTCACCGGCAATTCAGAAGAGGTTTCAATTCCAGGAATACCAACCATTGCTCCATATGGTTTATACCCAACCGCTTCAGTTACCATATTCTGGTCATTAATGACCATTCGGGTTGAACCGAGGTGATCTTTGAGGTAATAGTTATAACTGTATTCATATTCACCAGAACCAGTTGTTCTGTTTTTTCTTATTATCCCCTCACCACTTATTGGCACATACTCTAATGACAAAGCGGAGGAATTTGTTACAACAATCGGGTCATTGACAGTAGTGTTTTCTCTCAAACTTGAGATGTTACCATAGAACTCTATATTTAAACAAGCGCCAGGTTCGGCCAAAAACTGATTCTCGTAAGTATACAAAACATCATCTGCGATACTTTCAACTGACAGTGAGTGAATCAGAACCGGGCCAGAAAAAATGAACTGTTTCATTAAATAAGCACTACCGTCGAACGATTCAAAACGTTCTGTTATCGGATCCTGCAATTGAAATTGCCCGGATGAAGCATCACTATACATGATTTCTAGAGAGAGTTCCTCATTTACAGCTAAAGTATTAAGCAGTTCTATCTGGACAGAAACACCCACATTTTCAAAAGAAGAAGAATAGACCGAATTATCGCTGTACATCACCGTTTGCGCTGTTTTATGAATCAGTATTGCCGGGCCAAAAGAGCGGGATTCAAAGTAGGCTACATTTCCCTCGACATAAGAAATTTCATCTATATGCCATCTTTCAGGGCTGTTTGCTCTATACTGAGCCACAGCAAGATTAGGCGGTAAAACCAATTCATCCGCGGGGATTGGAATGGGTAAAAGCATAGGGCCATTACCTGCAGGAGAATTTGCATACATTTCAAAATATCTGCCTACCGGCATATACCCTTCATATTTGCCGTCAAGGTGTTGATCAATGTCATTTTTAGTAATAGCTGGTATCGATGAAGGCTTGTTCAATACCCTATAGACTGGAGGCAGCCCAGCCGACCTGAGAAAACCAGCCGGAAAAGTGACTGGAACACTTGATGCATCTATATAATCGGAGTAGAAACGGCTGAAATCATAGTACACCATCTGCTCATTTCTATTGTCAAAATCTGAATATTCTGTAACCCAGGCATAATATGGAAAGTCAGTAGAATCAAAGGGATCGGTTCCAAAAAGAACCTCTATGAAATTAGTCACTCCATTTTCA is a window encoding:
- a CDS encoding RHS repeat-associated core domain protein; protein product: MINKKTLIVQIIFLLAVANLYSAVSVDVYVRDERLGYNNISNPRIYLHNTGTETLTSLHYYYYFSTENGNVPMIMRDFLPVETATIEHVSGDLYRVKYSVSGVAVAPGGYLPENGSNVIGLHYNDWSEWDKTNDFSNPGSSEYVKTENIAVYVNNVRIHGKEPGDDPDDPDPALPVLTSFALFSTEQTTIQSQSVFSGFGAVGSNNQVNIQSEVIVEGNVICGGDVHIGALSAIKGNVMLNGELIKDGSSTINGNIITDYNFAGITIPQIEVLPGADSVFVNAEETRILSPGAYSDVFLHSRGNLILSSGTYRFSSLFLHSESGIYLNVNPGENVEILVSGNLGFHDRSVLNFSNEGYASDVKLYTNSNSMVLIGHETDIEGIIYAPHAEVLVRSRAKVKGALYAKKIRMEAGVSFEGSVLDPFGDENENGVTNFIEVLFGTDPFDSTDFPYYAWVTEYSDFDNRNEQMVYYDFSRFYSDYIDASSVPVTFPAGFLRSAGLPPVYRVLNKPSSIPAITKNDIDQHLDGKYEGYMPVGRYFEMYANSPAGNGPMLLPIPIPADELVLPPNLAVAQYRANSPERWHIDEISYVEGNVAYFESRSFGPAILIHKTAQTVMYSDNSVYSSSFENVGVSVQIELLNTLAVNEELSLEIMYSDASSGQFQLQDPITERFESFDGSAYLMKQFIFSGPVLIHSLSVESIADDVLYTYENQFLAEPGACLNIEFYGNISSLRENTTVNDPIVVTNSSALSLEYVPISGEGIIRKNRTTGSGEYEYSYNYYLKDHLGSTRMVINDQNMVTEAVGYKPYGAMVGIPGIETSSELPVRVKFTGKEFDDEGGINAYHFGARLYDPEIGRWLSTDELEQFFDKYLYSHVNPVNFIDVDGRWSPLIHFFHGAYYAVKPDIGEKGWTWWPGVDDNYVDESKKMHRIQHDMRKLYEYGRGDKPAGLSDREWRGMKRHAYGDFFHHGSRGMSFSPLERLAERLGGADGREMFQDVQCLWILSWFAPPAFTTLLGINWAISMLNSRAAVRGLEMMINRGVYVRGDLDGNPRPTINYGQWRYRRDNLAPRGFIELYDYDY